The Streptococcaceae bacterium ESL0729 genome has a segment encoding these proteins:
- a CDS encoding bifunctional methylenetetrahydrofolate dehydrogenase/methenyltetrahydrofolate cyclohydrolase: MKIIDGKALAAKLQADLKTKTDRLIEVGIRPGLVVILVGENPASQVYVRNKERQATNLGFNSVVRRLDEGISQDELLKIIDEYNQDSSIHGILVQLPLPKHISDEEILMAIDPSKDVDGFHPLNMGKLWEGNPLMIPSTPAGIMEMFKDYGVCLEGKNAVIVGRSNIVGKPMAALLLAENATVTITHSRTKNLQDITRQADILVVAIGVGHFITKEFVKEGAVVIDVGMNRNDQGKLIGDVKFDEVAPRASLITPVPGGVGPMTITMLMEQTYEAARRRLDD, encoded by the coding sequence ATGAAAATTATTGATGGTAAGGCATTAGCTGCTAAGCTACAGGCTGATTTGAAGACTAAGACTGATCGACTGATTGAAGTAGGTATTAGGCCTGGACTTGTTGTAATTTTAGTGGGTGAAAATCCAGCCAGCCAGGTCTACGTGCGTAATAAGGAGAGGCAGGCGACAAATTTAGGCTTTAACTCTGTGGTTAGACGCCTAGATGAAGGGATTAGCCAAGATGAGCTCCTTAAGATAATAGACGAGTACAACCAAGATTCAAGTATCCACGGAATTTTAGTTCAACTGCCCCTACCTAAGCATATTAGCGATGAAGAAATCCTGATGGCCATTGATCCAAGTAAGGATGTTGATGGCTTCCACCCGCTAAATATGGGTAAACTATGGGAGGGAAATCCCCTCATGATTCCTAGTACTCCTGCTGGAATCATGGAGATGTTTAAGGATTACGGGGTTTGCCTTGAAGGTAAAAATGCCGTAATTGTCGGCCGCTCAAATATTGTAGGTAAGCCCATGGCAGCCCTTCTTCTTGCTGAAAATGCTACAGTTACCATTACCCACTCAAGGACTAAAAACCTACAGGATATAACCCGTCAGGCTGACATTTTAGTCGTAGCAATTGGGGTGGGACACTTTATTACCAAGGAATTTGTCAAGGAAGGGGCGGTTGTCATCGATGTCGGTATGAACCGCAATGACCAGGGTAAATTAATTGGTGACGTTAAATTTGATGAGGTAGCACCACGAGCTTCACTTATTACACCAGTTCCAGGAGGAGTTGGTCCCATGACCATTACCATGCTTATGGAGCAGACCTATGAGGCTGCAAGGAGGAGGCTTGATGACTGA
- the alr gene encoding alanine racemase — translation MKTSVHRPTRIIVNLENIRENIHQIKNHLPDGTMIYAVVKANSYGHGAVQVAQAVESLVAGFAVSNLDEALELRESGISKDILVLSGINPGDVNLALEHNISLTIPSLDWLHHLIDEYNGRGDLSALKVHLKVDSGMGRIGIRDLDEINEVIDIMNDHQIIFEGIFTHFATADEASHEKFDQQEAKFDEILAGLKARPNFIHSSNSAASIWHEDTVRDIVRFGDAMYGLNPSGRALNLPFDLKPALSLESELTHVKHLPAGQSVGYGASYISDEDIFVGTLPIGYADGWTRDMQGFDVLVDGKRMPIIGRVSMDQTTIKLDQEYPLGTKVTLIGKDSGQEITVDDIADKRGTINYEVVCLLSDRIFRTYDMY, via the coding sequence ATGAAAACTAGTGTGCATCGTCCGACAAGGATTATCGTCAATTTAGAAAATATTAGGGAAAACATCCACCAGATAAAAAATCATTTGCCTGATGGAACCATGATTTATGCCGTTGTCAAAGCTAATTCTTATGGCCACGGGGCCGTTCAGGTGGCTCAAGCTGTAGAAAGTTTGGTGGCAGGATTTGCCGTTTCAAACCTTGATGAAGCCCTTGAATTAAGAGAAAGTGGTATTTCAAAAGATATTTTGGTCCTAAGTGGGATAAATCCAGGTGATGTCAACCTGGCCCTGGAACATAATATTTCCCTAACAATACCAAGCCTTGATTGGCTCCACCATCTTATAGATGAGTACAACGGTAGGGGAGATTTATCAGCCCTTAAGGTTCATTTAAAAGTTGATAGTGGCATGGGAAGGATTGGCATTAGAGACCTTGACGAGATCAATGAGGTGATTGACATTATGAATGACCATCAAATTATTTTTGAAGGTATTTTCACCCATTTTGCAACAGCTGATGAGGCATCTCATGAAAAATTTGACCAGCAGGAGGCCAAATTTGATGAAATCCTTGCTGGTCTAAAGGCGAGGCCAAATTTTATTCACTCAAGTAATTCGGCAGCAAGTATCTGGCATGAGGACACAGTTAGGGATATTGTAAGATTTGGTGATGCCATGTACGGCTTAAATCCATCTGGAAGGGCCCTCAATCTGCCCTTTGACCTGAAGCCTGCCCTAAGCCTTGAAAGTGAGCTCACTCACGTTAAACACTTGCCGGCCGGTCAAAGTGTTGGCTACGGGGCAAGCTATATTTCTGATGAGGATATCTTTGTAGGAACCTTACCCATTGGTTACGCAGACGGATGGACGCGTGACATGCAGGGCTTTGATGTTCTCGTTGACGGCAAAAGAATGCCAATTATCGGACGTGTGTCCATGGATCAAACAACCATTAAACTTGATCAAGAATATCCCCTGGGTACTAAGGTTACCCTGATTGGTAAAGATTCTGGCCAAGAAATAACAGTCGATGATATTGCTGACAAAAGAGGAACCATCAACTATGAAGTGGTTTGCCTTCTAAGTGACCGTATCTTTCGGACCTATGATATGTATTAA
- the acpS gene encoding holo-ACP synthase codes for MIKNIGIDNIELSRIKKAQEKNSNFAKRVLTERELVVYNGYSGQRQIEYLAGRWSAKEAFSKAWGTGIGQVSFQDLEVLNNNQGAPYFSKSPFNDCGKVLVSISHSNLEAIAFVILEEG; via the coding sequence ATGATTAAAAACATAGGTATTGATAATATCGAACTTAGCCGTATCAAAAAAGCTCAAGAAAAAAATTCAAATTTTGCAAAGAGGGTACTTACTGAAAGAGAGCTTGTAGTGTATAATGGATATTCTGGCCAAAGGCAAATTGAGTATCTGGCTGGCCGTTGGTCGGCCAAAGAAGCCTTTTCAAAGGCCTGGGGGACTGGGATTGGACAGGTAAGTTTTCAAGATTTAGAAGTCTTAAACAACAATCAGGGAGCTCCTTACTTTAGTAAGTCTCCCTTCAATGATTGTGGAAAAGTCCTTGTAAGTATCAGTCACTCAAATCTTGAAGCTATTGCATTTGTTATTTTAGAAGAGGGTTGA
- a CDS encoding pseudouridine synthase: MMRINKYLAHAGIASRRKAEELIKSGLVSINGKMMTDLSYQVKSGDRVEVEGVSVYNEEPVYFLLNKPRGVISSVSDEKGRKTVMDFFGGVKERIYPVGRLDWDTSGLILMTNDGEFANLMTHPKHEVEKIYVAKVKGQANKENLRPLTQGVRIDGRKTKPASYTILKTDGIKKTSVLSLSIHEGRNHQVKKMLDAVGLPVQKLSRVQYGPLDLSGVAPGEYRKLSRKEVSQLVNAAKK, from the coding sequence ATAATGAGAATCAATAAATACTTAGCTCACGCAGGAATTGCCAGCCGCCGTAAGGCAGAAGAGCTAATCAAGTCAGGTCTTGTCTCAATCAATGGTAAGATGATGACCGACCTTTCTTATCAGGTTAAATCAGGAGACCGGGTTGAGGTTGAGGGTGTTTCAGTCTACAATGAAGAGCCAGTTTACTTTTTGCTAAACAAACCGCGCGGTGTTATATCAAGCGTTAGTGACGAAAAGGGGAGAAAGACTGTTATGGACTTCTTTGGTGGTGTAAAGGAGCGAATCTATCCAGTTGGCCGTCTTGACTGGGATACAAGTGGTCTAATTCTTATGACCAATGACGGTGAGTTCGCAAATCTTATGACCCACCCCAAGCATGAGGTTGAAAAAATCTATGTGGCAAAAGTTAAGGGGCAAGCCAACAAGGAAAATCTTCGCCCCCTAACTCAAGGGGTTAGAATTGATGGTCGTAAGACCAAACCAGCTAGCTACACCATTCTTAAGACTGATGGTATTAAAAAGACCAGCGTGCTAAGTCTTTCCATCCATGAAGGTCGCAACCACCAGGTTAAAAAAATGCTTGATGCAGTAGGCCTTCCAGTCCAAAAACTTAGTCGGGTTCAATATGGACCCCTTGACCTTTCAGGTGTGGCACCTGGTGAGTACCGTAAGTTAAGTAGAAAAGAAGTTAGTCAACTTGTTAATGCAGCTAAAAAATGA
- the scpB gene encoding SMC-Scp complex subunit ScpB, whose amino-acid sequence MRNKIAELEVLLFVAGEEGLSLRDLASLMAVDHQAVSQQIDKLRENYELNDKSGLAIIETAGRFRLTTKASFRDFLKQYAKMPINQSLSKASMEVLSIIAYKGPLTRIEVDNVRGVNSQGAITTLLSFDLIKVVGKKEVIGSPNIYATTDFFLDFIGINSLEDLPQVDESMLEDEKISLFKEEI is encoded by the coding sequence ATGAGGAATAAAATAGCAGAACTTGAGGTCTTATTGTTTGTTGCTGGTGAAGAGGGTTTGAGTCTAAGGGACTTGGCTTCTCTTATGGCCGTAGACCACCAGGCTGTCAGCCAGCAGATTGATAAGCTTAGGGAAAATTATGAGCTTAACGACAAAAGTGGCCTTGCAATAATTGAGACAGCAGGCAGATTTCGTCTGACAACAAAGGCTAGTTTTAGAGATTTCCTTAAACAGTATGCTAAAATGCCCATAAATCAGTCCCTTTCAAAGGCTTCAATGGAAGTCTTATCAATCATCGCCTACAAGGGTCCTTTGACTCGGATTGAGGTTGATAATGTCAGGGGAGTTAACTCCCAAGGAGCCATAACAACCCTCTTAAGCTTTGATTTAATTAAGGTTGTAGGAAAGAAGGAAGTCATTGGTAGTCCAAATATTTACGCAACAACTGACTTTTTCCTCGACTTCATAGGCATTAATTCCCTGGAAGATTTACCCCAGGTTGATGAGAGCATGCTAGAGGATGAAAAAATTTCCCTCTTCAAGGAAGAAATTTAA
- a CDS encoding segregation/condensation protein A, whose amino-acid sequence MNNIKIKIKDFEGPLDLLLHLVNQYKMDIYEVPLVSVIEQYLTYVNSMKILELELASEYLVMASQLILIKSRRLLPTIADEIEEGGLDLEQELLSQIDEYRKFKLLSEELRDLHEVRAAFYSKEKIEIPSDDGILVHDKTSLDIFLAFSKIIEQKRADFKDENNVVLKESFSIEEKIQEVSRIIKKQGRLNFTDLFTQSTSKDEVITIFLATLELIKNQLIICSQEETFGAIILEEAVR is encoded by the coding sequence ATGAATAATATTAAAATCAAAATTAAGGACTTTGAAGGGCCTCTTGATCTCCTCCTTCATCTGGTAAATCAATATAAAATGGATATCTATGAAGTCCCTTTGGTCTCAGTCATCGAGCAGTACTTAACTTATGTTAATTCCATGAAGATACTGGAGCTTGAGCTTGCAAGTGAGTATTTGGTTATGGCCAGCCAGCTGATTTTAATCAAATCAAGGCGGCTTCTACCAACCATAGCCGATGAAATCGAAGAGGGTGGTCTTGATTTGGAGCAGGAACTTTTAAGCCAGATTGACGAGTACCGCAAGTTTAAGCTTTTATCAGAGGAGCTTCGCGACCTGCATGAGGTGCGGGCTGCCTTTTATTCCAAGGAAAAAATTGAAATTCCAAGCGATGATGGCATTTTGGTCCACGATAAGACAAGCCTTGATATTTTTCTGGCCTTTAGTAAAATTATTGAGCAAAAAAGAGCTGATTTTAAGGATGAAAATAATGTTGTCCTTAAGGAATCTTTCTCCATTGAGGAAAAAATCCAGGAGGTAAGCCGAATTATTAAAAAGCAGGGTAGACTTAACTTTACTGATTTATTTACTCAGTCCACCAGTAAGGATGAGGTGATAACAATCTTCTTGGCTACCCTTGAGCTTATTAAGAATCAACTAATAATTTGTAGCCAGGAAGAAACCTTTGGAGCGATTATTTTAGAGGAAGCGGTGAGATGA
- a CDS encoding CBS domain-containing protein — protein sequence MIDKKIENFLLAQSATFLKPAADVAVLLDEHHITHAKLLLSQYKYANVPVINKDWEYVGILGLTEIVDFENHTGLQDQENESDQTQIGQIVNKDIETVQINYSFEDVLRKLTRQSFLPVLDGKDFIGIIPRQEILKAFSAFVHDFTKYYKIEEKFDKHDTSESEQISCHKK from the coding sequence ATGATCGATAAGAAAATTGAAAATTTTCTCCTGGCTCAATCAGCAACTTTTTTAAAGCCAGCAGCAGATGTTGCAGTCCTTTTGGACGAGCATCATATAACCCATGCCAAGCTTTTACTAAGCCAGTATAAGTATGCCAATGTTCCCGTCATCAATAAGGATTGGGAATATGTGGGGATTCTTGGTCTGACTGAAATTGTTGACTTTGAAAACCATACAGGTCTTCAAGATCAGGAAAACGAAAGTGATCAAACTCAAATAGGACAAATTGTAAATAAGGACATAGAAACAGTCCAGATCAACTATAGCTTTGAAGATGTATTACGTAAGTTGACCAGGCAATCTTTTTTACCAGTTTTAGACGGAAAGGATTTTATTGGCATAATCCCTAGACAGGAGATTTTAAAGGCCTTTAGTGCCTTTGTCCATGACTTTACCAAGTACTATAAGATTGAAGAAAAATTTGACAAACATGATACTTCTGAAAGTGAGCAGATTAGCTGTCATAAAAAATAA
- a CDS encoding metallophosphoesterase, whose product MIIIMSDSHGDREIVEDIKKKYLNEASAIIHCGDSELSSGDKVWDGITVVRGNCDLDSGYKELIALEDEGKKILVTHGHLYGVNFGLEGLENLAEKNLADMVFFGHIHRPVAQIEGQTLYLNPGSISQPRGEYAERMYCKLELTKEGYHIQYLTRDHKPIKGLEFYLTYDR is encoded by the coding sequence ATGATAATAATTATGAGTGATTCCCACGGTGACCGGGAAATTGTTGAAGACATTAAAAAGAAATACCTCAATGAGGCCTCAGCTATCATCCATTGCGGGGATTCTGAGCTTTCAAGTGGTGACAAGGTTTGGGATGGGATTACGGTTGTTCGAGGTAATTGTGATCTTGACTCAGGCTACAAGGAACTTATTGCCTTGGAGGATGAGGGTAAAAAAATTCTTGTTACCCACGGACATCTTTACGGGGTTAACTTTGGCCTAGAAGGTTTAGAAAATCTGGCTGAAAAAAATCTGGCTGATATGGTCTTTTTTGGCCATATCCACAGGCCTGTAGCCCAAATTGAAGGACAAACCCTCTACCTAAATCCAGGAAGTATTAGTCAACCACGTGGTGAGTATGCTGAAAGAATGTATTGTAAGCTTGAATTAACCAAGGAAGGTTACCACATTCAGTATCTTACCCGCGACCATAAACCTATTAAAGGATTGGAGTTTTACTTGACCTATGATCGATAA
- the racE gene encoding glutamate racemase codes for MDNRPIGFLDSGVGGLTVVKELMRQLPQEEIIYIGDSRRAPYGPRPAEQIISYTWQLVDFLRAKDVKMIVIACNTATALALDEIRQEIDIPILGVILPGSRAAIKTSKKGQIGIIGTEMTIKSESYKKIIEGKAPQIEVYSLACPKFVPLVESNEINSPITKKVVYDSLQPLVGKVDTLVLACTHYPLLRPIIQNVMGPKVKLIDSGAETVSDISMLLDYFLINGQSRRQINHKFYTTAGVESFKDIAGTWLDKDIEVEHVNL; via the coding sequence ATGGATAATAGACCAATAGGATTTTTAGATTCAGGGGTTGGTGGCTTGACTGTGGTTAAGGAATTGATGCGTCAACTACCCCAGGAAGAGATTATTTATATAGGTGATTCAAGGCGGGCCCCTTACGGGCCGAGACCAGCTGAGCAAATTATTTCTTACACTTGGCAGCTGGTTGATTTTTTAAGGGCCAAGGATGTTAAGATGATTGTTATTGCCTGTAACACGGCAACAGCCTTAGCTTTAGATGAAATTAGGCAAGAAATTGATATCCCCATTCTTGGAGTCATTCTGCCAGGAAGTAGGGCTGCTATTAAGACCAGTAAGAAGGGTCAGATTGGGATCATTGGAACAGAAATGACCATTAAAAGTGAATCTTATAAAAAAATTATCGAGGGCAAGGCCCCTCAAATAGAGGTCTACAGCTTAGCCTGTCCCAAATTTGTTCCCCTGGTTGAAAGTAACGAGATAAATTCGCCTATAACTAAAAAAGTTGTTTATGATAGCCTACAACCCTTAGTTGGGAAGGTAGATACCCTGGTTCTAGCTTGCACCCACTATCCCCTTTTAAGGCCCATCATTCAAAATGTTATGGGGCCTAAGGTTAAGTTGATTGACAGTGGGGCAGAGACGGTGAGTGATATCTCCATGTTGCTTGATTATTTCTTAATCAACGGGCAAAGTAGACGGCAAATTAATCATAAATTTTACACAACAGCAGGTGTTGAAAGCTTTAAGGATATAGCAGGTACCTGGCTGGACAAAGATATAGAAGTGGAGCATGTAAACCTATGA
- a CDS encoding YneF family protein, whose product MNIGIAILLILIAAVAGFAGGIFLSRSQVKKMMMDNPPLNEDAVRMMMSSMGRKPSETQVQQVFRQIKNSAKQEANKKK is encoded by the coding sequence ATGAATATTGGAATTGCTATTTTGCTAATTCTTATTGCGGCAGTTGCAGGTTTTGCAGGTGGAATTTTCCTAAGTCGTTCTCAAGTTAAGAAAATGATGATGGATAATCCTCCCCTTAATGAAGATGCTGTCCGTATGATGATGAGTTCTATGGGACGTAAACCAAGTGAAACTCAAGTTCAGCAAGTTTTCCGTCAGATTAAAAATTCTGCTAAACAAGAGGCAAATAAAAAGAAATAA
- a CDS encoding diaminopimelate decarboxylase gives MKKAFVASEKLQEITEKYPTPFHLYDEAGIRKKARDLQQAFAWNAGFKEYFAVKATPTPAILKILQEEGCGVDCASYVELLMSHKLGFKGHDIMFSSNNTPASEFSYAEEIGAIINLDAYEHIALLKETIAIPKTISCRYNPGGVFALGTDIMDSPEESKFGMTKDQLVQAFKELRDLGVEKFGIHSFLASNTVTNDYYPALAEELFELAVFVVEETGVDLDFINLSGGIGVNYLPEQEENDIFKIGEGVRKAYEKVLTPVGLSTVKIFTELGRFMLAPHGHLITKVLHKKKTYRDYVGVDASAVNLMRPAFYGAYHHISVSGKEDEVASEKVDVVGSLCENNDKFAVERMLAPTEVGDILVIHDTGAHGFSMGYQYNAKLRSAEILLKEDGTSQMIRRAEVPEDYFATLYGFDFDQD, from the coding sequence ATGAAGAAAGCATTTGTGGCTAGTGAAAAATTACAGGAAATTACCGAAAAATATCCAACACCTTTTCATCTTTATGATGAAGCTGGAATTAGAAAGAAGGCACGGGACCTTCAGCAGGCATTTGCATGGAATGCGGGCTTTAAGGAATACTTCGCCGTTAAGGCAACTCCAACGCCAGCTATTTTAAAAATTTTACAGGAGGAAGGATGCGGTGTTGACTGTGCTAGCTATGTTGAGCTTCTTATGAGCCATAAGCTTGGTTTTAAGGGCCATGACATTATGTTTTCATCAAACAATACTCCTGCTAGTGAATTTTCCTATGCTGAAGAGATTGGAGCCATTATTAATCTTGATGCCTACGAGCACATTGCCCTATTAAAGGAAACAATTGCCATTCCAAAGACCATCAGCTGTCGTTATAATCCAGGCGGTGTGTTTGCCCTTGGGACTGATATTATGGATAGTCCGGAGGAGTCGAAATTTGGGATGACCAAGGATCAGCTTGTTCAAGCCTTTAAGGAGCTTCGCGACCTAGGTGTTGAAAAATTTGGAATCCATTCCTTCTTAGCAAGTAATACCGTAACTAATGACTACTATCCAGCCCTTGCTGAGGAATTATTTGAGCTTGCAGTTTTTGTGGTTGAGGAGACTGGTGTCGACCTTGATTTTATTAATCTGTCAGGAGGAATTGGGGTCAACTATCTACCTGAGCAGGAAGAAAATGATATCTTTAAAATTGGTGAAGGGGTGAGAAAAGCCTATGAAAAGGTACTAACACCAGTCGGTCTTTCTACAGTTAAGATTTTTACAGAACTGGGTCGCTTCATGCTAGCTCCTCATGGTCATTTGATAACCAAGGTCCTTCATAAGAAAAAAACATATAGGGACTATGTGGGAGTCGATGCCAGTGCCGTTAACCTCATGCGTCCAGCTTTTTACGGAGCTTACCACCATATAAGTGTCAGTGGTAAGGAAGATGAAGTGGCTTCTGAGAAGGTTGATGTTGTTGGTTCTTTGTGTGAGAATAATGACAAGTTTGCTGTTGAAAGAATGCTTGCTCCAACTGAAGTGGGAGATATTCTAGTCATTCATGATACGGGAGCTCATGGTTTTTCTATGGGTTACCAGTACAATGCCAAACTTAGGAGTGCAGAGATTCTTCTTAAGGAAGATGGGACCAGTCAAATGATAAGAAGGGCAGAGGTGCCTGAGGATTATTTTGCGACTTTATATGGTTTTGATTTCGACCAGGACTAG
- the lepB gene encoding signal peptidase I, which produces MVKRDLYAKLIITALIIIFLGFLRIFVIEPIRIHNDNMAPVLAKSEQVIALKEAKIENLDLVAYRHDGKKYIGRVIAIPGQEAVMLDDILYIDGRVIKEPYIKDRETAYLLENPGEEYNTDFTVASISGEDIKKLPKDSYLILNDNRKVEDDSRKFGLIDKSDIYGRISFRYYPLKDFGFVQNDEAKFENGFKVDTGLDNSSSN; this is translated from the coding sequence ATGGTAAAGAGAGATTTATATGCTAAACTTATAATCACCGCCTTAATTATTATTTTTTTAGGCTTTCTACGCATCTTCGTTATTGAGCCGATAAGGATTCATAATGACAATATGGCACCAGTTTTGGCCAAGTCAGAGCAGGTGATAGCACTCAAGGAAGCAAAAATTGAAAATCTTGATCTGGTTGCCTACAGGCATGATGGCAAAAAATATATCGGTAGGGTGATAGCCATCCCTGGTCAAGAGGCCGTTATGCTAGATGATATTCTTTATATTGATGGGCGTGTTATCAAGGAGCCTTACATTAAAGATAGGGAAACAGCCTATCTCCTTGAAAATCCAGGGGAAGAATATAATACAGATTTTACTGTAGCAAGTATTTCAGGTGAGGATATCAAGAAACTTCCCAAAGATAGTTACCTGATTTTAAATGATAATCGTAAGGTCGAAGATGACAGCAGGAAGTTTGGTCTGATTGATAAGTCAGATATTTACGGACGAATTAGCTTTAGATACTATCCTTTGAAGGATTTTGGCTTTGTCCAAAATGATGAAGCAAAATTTGAGAATGGCTTTAAGGTCGATACAGGCCTAGATAATTCTTCTTCCAATTAA
- a CDS encoding DUF2969 family protein, protein MRKKKDIEIQIVDITDGVDLIIGKKLVAQIIENDGKFVLRENGKEVAQYKNYSTALEEAIRSYNLAQ, encoded by the coding sequence ATGAGAAAAAAGAAAGATATTGAAATCCAAATAGTTGATATAACTGATGGTGTTGACCTAATTATAGGCAAAAAACTCGTAGCACAAATTATTGAAAATGATGGGAAATTTGTATTGAGGGAAAACGGTAAAGAAGTTGCTCAATATAAAAATTATTCGACAGCCCTTGAAGAGGCTATCAGAAGTTACAATTTAGCCCAGTAA
- a CDS encoding branched-chain amino acid aminotransferase — MTANIDWDNLGFEYRELPFRYISRFKDGAWDAGHLTEDAVLHIDESSTAIHYGQQGFEGLKAYRTKDGSINLFRPDKNAERLQQTARRLMMAEVPTEKFIDAVMQVVRANEDFIPPYGTGGTLYLRPLLIGVGNAIGIHPAPEYIFTVFAMPVGNYFKSGLQPNNFLVSYDYDRAAPYGTGSAKVGGNYAASLVPGAVAKDMGFSDVIYLDPATHTKIEEVGSANFFGITKNNEFITPLSPSILPSITKYSLLYLAENRLGLKALEGDVFVDNLDDFKEAGACGTAAIIAPIGGIQNKDDFHVFHSTEEVGPITKKLYEELTGIQFGDVEAPEGWIYKVK, encoded by the coding sequence ATGACAGCAAATATTGATTGGGATAATCTAGGGTTTGAATATAGGGAACTTCCCTTTCGTTATATTTCAAGATTTAAGGACGGAGCTTGGGATGCGGGTCATCTAACGGAGGATGCTGTCCTACACATAGATGAGTCAAGTACAGCCATCCACTACGGCCAGCAAGGTTTTGAGGGCTTAAAGGCTTACCGGACAAAGGATGGTTCAATCAATCTATTTAGGCCTGACAAGAATGCTGAAAGGCTTCAGCAGACTGCAAGACGCCTGATGATGGCAGAAGTTCCAACGGAAAAATTCATCGACGCTGTCATGCAGGTTGTAAGGGCAAATGAAGACTTTATCCCCCCTTATGGGACAGGCGGAACCCTTTATCTTCGTCCTCTCTTGATTGGGGTAGGAAATGCCATTGGAATCCATCCAGCACCTGAGTATATCTTTACAGTTTTTGCCATGCCTGTTGGGAATTATTTCAAGAGTGGACTTCAGCCTAATAACTTTCTTGTGTCTTATGACTATGATAGGGCAGCTCCTTACGGGACGGGTTCAGCCAAGGTTGGTGGAAACTATGCTGCAAGCCTAGTTCCTGGAGCTGTTGCAAAGGATATGGGCTTTAGTGATGTAATCTATCTGGATCCTGCCACCCACACAAAAATCGAAGAGGTGGGAAGTGCCAATTTCTTTGGGATTACCAAGAACAATGAGTTTATAACTCCTTTGAGTCCTTCAATTCTACCAAGTATCACCAAGTACTCCCTTCTTTATCTAGCAGAAAATCGCTTGGGACTTAAGGCTCTTGAAGGTGACGTTTTTGTTGATAATTTAGATGATTTTAAGGAAGCAGGTGCCTGTGGGACTGCTGCCATTATTGCTCCAATTGGGGGAATACAAAATAAGGATGACTTCCATGTCTTCCATAGTACAGAAGAGGTAGGACCCATAACCAAGAAGCTTTATGAGGAACTTACTGGCATTCAATTTGGAGATGTAGAAGCTCCTGAAGGCTGGATTTACAAGGTTAAATAA
- a CDS encoding mechanosensitive ion channel — translation MDLFKHTDWKKLIEFLGLKAFHLIITTLLFYILYKLCRKIIEQFFKNYAKKSWSDTAWTMTFSRISLSALQYVTLFLYVYTILDIVGIPTSKLLAGAGFFGVVLSLIGHDLLSDIITGFFIIFENQANVGDYISIVNMPPAIGYVESVGIRSLTIIDCNGATIYVPNHNIQSIRNFSKQDYKVFVDLPTPNINNPDYIKNQVLAINEKIYEENKDIFLEKPIYLGIQDLAASGLYLRTVAFVKYEQNVVAQNLLLEQYIKMSLIEPTPQKESPDQ, via the coding sequence ATGGACTTATTTAAACATACTGATTGGAAAAAATTAATCGAATTTCTAGGCTTAAAGGCATTTCACCTAATCATTACTACCCTTTTATTTTACATTCTCTACAAGCTCTGCCGTAAAATAATCGAGCAATTTTTCAAAAACTATGCCAAAAAATCTTGGTCAGATACTGCTTGGACCATGACCTTTTCAAGGATTTCCTTAAGTGCCCTCCAATATGTAACCCTCTTTTTATATGTCTACACCATTCTTGATATTGTAGGAATTCCAACAAGTAAGCTGTTAGCTGGAGCTGGTTTTTTTGGGGTTGTCCTATCTTTGATCGGTCACGACCTACTCTCAGATATTATCACTGGCTTCTTTATCATCTTTGAAAATCAGGCCAATGTTGGGGATTATATATCCATTGTCAACATGCCACCAGCCATAGGGTACGTTGAATCTGTAGGGATTAGAAGCCTTACCATTATCGACTGTAATGGGGCAACCATCTATGTTCCCAACCATAATATCCAAAGCATCAGGAATTTTTCCAAACAAGACTACAAGGTATTTGTCGATTTACCAACACCTAATATCAATAATCCCGACTACATTAAAAATCAAGTCTTAGCCATTAATGAAAAAATCTACGAGGAAAATAAGGATATCTTCCTGGAAAAACCCATTTACTTGGGTATTCAAGACCTAGCAGCCTCAGGCCTTTACCTTAGAACCGTAGCCTTTGTCAAATATGAGCAAAATGTAGTTGCCCAAAACCTTCTCCTCGAACAGTACATTAAGATGAGTCTAATTGAGCCAACTCCACAAAAAGAGAGCCCAGACCAGTAG